In one window of Corynebacterium incognita DNA:
- the gltX gene encoding glutamate--tRNA ligase, with translation MEPMTEVRVRFCPSPTGTPHVGMVRTALFNWAYARHTGGKLIFRIEDTDAARDSEESYQAIIDSLTWLGMDWDEGVNVGGPHEPYRQSQRGDIYQEILNKLIDAGHVYPAYSTNEEVQERHKAAGRDPQLGYDNYDRDLTDEQKAAFEAEGRKPVWRLRMPEQMWEWTDLVRGEMSFKPETQPDYVVARSNGAPLYTLVNPVDDALMGITHVLRGEDLLSSTPRQLALYEALKDIGVAEFTPEFGHLPFVMGEGNKKLSKRDPESNLFNHRDNGIIPEGMLNYLSLLGWSLSADQDIFTIDELVKNFDIQDVLGNPARFDQKKLEAINADHIRLLEPEEFVFRLRNYLTEYTDFPADYDGEKFAFAADLVHTRIKMLRDAYDLMKFLVVPDAELTLDEKAAKKNLKEDAVEPLDAALRVLEPIGEGEWKTDVIEAALSKALIEELELKPRKAYGALRVAVSGAAVSPPLFESMELLGRESTLARLRAARELTPWQAEATQ, from the coding sequence ATGGAACCCATGACTGAAGTACGCGTTCGATTCTGCCCGTCGCCCACCGGCACTCCGCACGTCGGCATGGTGCGCACCGCCCTGTTCAACTGGGCTTATGCCCGCCATACCGGCGGTAAGCTCATCTTCCGCATCGAGGACACTGACGCCGCCCGCGACTCCGAGGAGTCCTACCAGGCCATCATTGATTCTCTGACGTGGCTGGGCATGGACTGGGACGAAGGCGTCAACGTGGGCGGCCCGCACGAGCCATACCGCCAGTCCCAGCGCGGCGATATCTACCAGGAGATCCTCAACAAGCTTATCGACGCCGGCCACGTCTACCCGGCGTACTCCACCAACGAGGAAGTCCAGGAGCGTCACAAGGCCGCGGGCCGTGACCCGCAGCTGGGTTACGATAACTACGACCGCGACCTCACTGACGAGCAGAAGGCCGCTTTTGAGGCCGAGGGCCGTAAGCCCGTGTGGCGCCTGCGCATGCCGGAGCAAATGTGGGAGTGGACCGACCTGGTGCGCGGGGAGATGTCCTTCAAGCCCGAGACCCAGCCGGACTACGTGGTGGCCCGCTCCAATGGTGCCCCGCTGTACACCCTGGTCAACCCCGTCGACGACGCGCTGATGGGCATCACCCATGTGCTGCGTGGCGAGGATCTGCTCTCCTCGACGCCGCGACAGCTTGCGCTGTACGAGGCCCTCAAGGATATCGGGGTCGCTGAGTTCACGCCGGAGTTCGGCCACCTGCCATTCGTGATGGGCGAGGGCAACAAGAAGCTTTCCAAGCGCGACCCGGAGTCCAACCTTTTCAACCACCGCGACAACGGCATCATCCCCGAGGGGATGCTGAACTACCTGTCGCTGCTGGGTTGGTCCCTGTCTGCGGATCAGGACATCTTCACCATCGACGAGCTGGTGAAGAACTTTGACATCCAGGATGTTTTGGGCAACCCCGCGCGCTTTGACCAGAAGAAGCTAGAGGCAATCAACGCCGACCACATCCGCCTGCTGGAACCGGAAGAGTTTGTCTTCCGTCTGCGCAATTACCTCACTGAATACACGGACTTCCCGGCAGACTACGACGGGGAAAAGTTCGCCTTCGCCGCGGATCTGGTCCACACCCGCATTAAGATGCTGCGCGATGCTTACGATCTTATGAAGTTCCTGGTCGTCCCAGACGCCGAGCTCACCCTGGACGAGAAGGCGGCAAAGAAGAACCTCAAGGAAGATGCCGTTGAGCCTCTCGACGCCGCGCTGCGCGTCCTCGAGCCCATCGGCGAAGGGGAGTGGAAGACCGACGTCATCGAGGCCGCGCTGTCAAAGGCTCTCATCGAGGAGCTGGAGCTTAAACCGCGTAAGGCTTACGGCGCACTGCGCGTCGCCGTGTCCGGCGCCGCTGTCTCGCCGCCGCTGTTCGAGTCTATGGAGCTGCTTGGCCGCGAGTCCACCCTGGCACGCCTTCGTGCAGCACGTGAGTTGACCCCATGGCAGGCTGAGGCTACTCAGTAG
- a CDS encoding SDR family NAD(P)-dependent oxidoreductase: MAPRIFVTGAADGVGAAVVRHFAQRGWLVGAYDSREPDYSERAPELVGLTTIFPGQLDVTGAAEWGSALSEFAWRSNGPVNAVANCAGLLIDDPWAQAGREQLELLVHAHSTGLILGARAAASYLADSGGQLINVFTVTADEARHVGGRLDAIQSTVRSLTDKQRAECRGQGAHGVRIVDFVPVCVLP, from the coding sequence ATGGCTCCCCGGATATTTGTCACTGGTGCGGCAGACGGAGTCGGCGCTGCCGTCGTCCGCCACTTCGCGCAACGCGGGTGGCTCGTGGGGGCCTACGACTCCCGAGAACCTGACTACTCCGAACGTGCCCCTGAGCTCGTGGGCCTTACAACGATTTTTCCAGGGCAGCTTGACGTTACCGGGGCCGCAGAGTGGGGTAGCGCCCTTTCAGAATTCGCGTGGCGCAGCAACGGCCCTGTTAACGCCGTTGCCAATTGTGCAGGCTTGCTTATCGACGATCCTTGGGCCCAAGCCGGGCGTGAACAGCTCGAGCTTCTTGTTCATGCCCATTCCACGGGCCTCATTCTGGGGGCTCGCGCCGCGGCGTCGTACCTTGCTGACTCTGGTGGCCAACTCATCAACGTCTTCACCGTGACGGCTGACGAGGCGCGGCACGTCGGCGGCCGCTTGGACGCGATCCAATCCACAGTGCGGTCCCTCACGGACAAGCAGCGCGCCGAGTGCCGCGGGCAGGGAGCGCACGGCGTACGCATCGTAGACTTCGTCCCAGTGTGTGTACTGCCTTAA